From the Agrobacterium larrymoorei genome, one window contains:
- a CDS encoding VOC family protein, whose protein sequence is MKIHAVTIDTANPQKLAAWWSQALGIAVANDFGMIVQLAASPDVPPFQFQKVGDVPTQRNRVHVDLRTSDLDGETERLVQLGATVVQKFELPQIRYTTLSDPDGNKFDLVQEKFRGAGAVNPSRWLQEGCET, encoded by the coding sequence ATGAAAATACACGCTGTCACCATCGACACTGCGAATCCGCAGAAACTGGCCGCCTGGTGGTCGCAAGCTCTCGGTATCGCGGTCGCCAACGATTTTGGCATGATCGTTCAACTGGCGGCGTCTCCTGATGTCCCCCCGTTCCAGTTCCAGAAGGTCGGAGACGTGCCGACGCAGCGCAACCGCGTCCATGTCGATCTCAGGACATCTGATCTCGACGGTGAGACCGAACGGCTGGTTCAGCTCGGCGCGACGGTCGTGCAGAAGTTCGAACTGCCGCAGATCCGCTATACGACGCTGAGCGATCCGGACGGCAACAAATTCGATCTCGTGCAGGAAAAATTTCGCGGTGCGGGGGCAGTGAACCCGTCGCGCTGGCTTCAGGAAGGATGCGAAACATGA
- a CDS encoding NAD(P)-dependent oxidoreductase yields MNVTLFGPTGKTGPYLIDEALKRGFEVTVFARSSTPFQDDRVHVVRGDLSDSAVLREAVRGADAVLSALGPSKTPHPRHLPITRATQAVISAMKEENVTRLIAISTGTRTAGTTVSPNSRMELATMSFGIPPRSTCPMNRSIRSVARRSRILGATSCGLPTISAPRGSAALSMSERSTCQPRPPLVFGER; encoded by the coding sequence ATGAACGTCACCCTCTTCGGCCCGACCGGCAAAACCGGTCCCTATCTGATCGATGAAGCGTTGAAGCGCGGCTTCGAGGTGACGGTGTTTGCCCGCTCTTCGACACCTTTCCAGGACGACAGGGTTCATGTGGTACGGGGAGATCTCTCGGATAGTGCGGTCCTGCGCGAGGCTGTTCGCGGCGCCGATGCCGTGCTGTCGGCGCTCGGCCCGTCGAAAACCCCGCACCCAAGACACCTGCCGATCACCCGGGCGACACAGGCCGTCATCTCCGCGATGAAGGAGGAGAATGTCACACGGCTGATCGCCATCTCCACCGGCACGCGGACTGCTGGAACGACCGTTTCGCCGAACAGCCGGATGGAGCTTGCGACCATGTCCTTCGGCATTCCGCCGAGATCGACCTGTCCCATGAACCGGTCGATACGGAGCGTCGCACGAAGGTCCAGAATCCTGGGCGCCACCTCCTGCGGACTGCCGACCATCAGCGCGCCGCGTGGCTCAGCGGCCTTGTCCATGTCGGAACGCTCGACATGCCAGCCGCGTCCGCCATTGGTTTTCGGCGAAAGATAG
- a CDS encoding NADP-dependent oxidoreductase, protein MKSIRYHDYGTPEQLRLEKIDAPVPAEGEVLVDVAADAVNPVDYKLRNGWAREALPLNLPYVPGGDFSGTIVAVGPGVSEARIGERVMGMISVLRGGAYAEQVSVPAEDAVRVPEGLDLIVAAALPMGVMTGYDLIQRGIDARAGERILVTGAAGSVGRAAVYAAAARGATVIALVRAPVDVPISGAAETIVLPNGDAIASTGPFDAVADTVGGDLAQSLVAQIRPKGRFVTVVGQLPEVPTDSGITVGHVVVESSAANLLRFAEAVAAGRAQVPAPQSMPLEQAAEAHRRLEAGGVGSKLVLVP, encoded by the coding sequence ATGAAGAGCATTCGATACCATGACTACGGCACGCCCGAACAACTGCGCCTGGAGAAGATCGACGCGCCTGTCCCGGCGGAGGGAGAGGTTCTGGTCGATGTCGCAGCCGACGCGGTCAATCCTGTCGACTACAAGCTGCGAAACGGCTGGGCGCGCGAAGCTCTGCCGCTGAACCTGCCCTATGTTCCGGGCGGCGACTTTTCCGGCACCATCGTGGCGGTGGGGCCCGGTGTAAGCGAGGCGCGGATCGGCGAACGGGTCATGGGGATGATCAGCGTGCTTCGCGGCGGGGCCTATGCGGAACAGGTGAGCGTTCCGGCCGAGGACGCCGTGCGGGTGCCGGAAGGGTTGGACCTGATCGTGGCGGCGGCACTGCCCATGGGCGTCATGACCGGCTACGACCTGATCCAGCGGGGGATAGATGCCCGGGCCGGCGAGCGTATCCTCGTGACCGGCGCGGCCGGAAGCGTCGGTCGGGCCGCCGTATATGCCGCTGCCGCTCGCGGGGCGACAGTGATCGCTCTGGTGCGTGCGCCGGTTGACGTGCCGATCAGCGGCGCAGCCGAGACGATCGTGCTTCCTAATGGAGACGCGATCGCGAGCACAGGCCCCTTCGACGCGGTGGCTGACACGGTTGGAGGCGATCTTGCGCAATCGCTCGTCGCCCAGATCCGACCAAAGGGCCGCTTCGTGACGGTGGTGGGGCAGTTGCCCGAGGTACCCACGGACAGCGGCATTACAGTTGGGCACGTTGTCGTGGAGAGCAGTGCCGCAAACCTCCTGCGCTTCGCGGAGGCGGTAGCTGCCGGAAGGGCGCAGGTGCCCGCTCCTCAATCCATGCCACTCGAACAGGCGGCAGAAGCGCATCGTCGGCTCGAAGCGGGCGGTGTTGGAAGCAAACTGGTGCTGGTCCCATAG
- a CDS encoding TetR/AcrR family transcriptional regulator: MMTAQSQTPRKPRADAERNRLRLMAVAKQVFADKGTSASLDEIARAAGVGIGTLYRHFATREALIGQLYENEGDQLAEAAENLSQGEPPIEALRQWLLLFADYLATKRIMADVLSLLGPNADEICAASAERLIAACGYLLDNATASGAIRREVEPLDLLMAIAGGANLGHAPQWETGVARVIDIMIAGLTREP, encoded by the coding sequence ATGATGACCGCCCAATCGCAAACGCCACGCAAACCGCGCGCGGACGCCGAGCGCAATCGGTTGAGGCTGATGGCTGTGGCGAAACAGGTGTTCGCGGACAAAGGCACGTCGGCGAGCCTGGACGAGATTGCCCGCGCGGCCGGAGTGGGCATCGGCACGCTCTACCGTCACTTTGCCACCCGCGAAGCCTTGATCGGTCAACTTTACGAGAACGAGGGCGATCAGCTTGCGGAAGCAGCCGAAAATCTCTCGCAAGGCGAGCCGCCCATCGAGGCGCTGCGCCAATGGCTGTTGCTGTTCGCCGACTATCTCGCGACCAAGCGGATCATGGCCGATGTCCTGAGCCTGCTGGGTCCCAATGCCGACGAGATCTGCGCGGCCTCGGCCGAAAGGCTGATCGCGGCATGCGGTTATCTTCTCGATAACGCGACAGCGAGCGGGGCCATCCGTCGCGAGGTCGAACCCCTCGACCTGCTGATGGCTATCGCCGGGGGCGCCAATCTGGGGCACGCACCTCAATGGGAAACCGGCGTTGCGCGGGTCATCGACATCATGATCGCCGGCCTCACCCGCGAGCCATGA